GGGTCGTCGCTCTCGAGGCGGCTCCGCAGGGTGTCATTGACCCCGGTGATGTCCGTTCCCCAGTGCAGGTACTCCGTCGTGTCCGCGTGGACCAGGAGGTGCGACCCCGTCAGCGCCATGCCCGGGAGCGAAGCGAGCCACGCGAAGTCCTCGTCGCTGAGTTCGCGCTGGTCCTGTTCGCGTCCGCCGTTGCGCTGCCATGAGTCGTGGAAGGACCGGGGCCCGGCGGGAGTGTCGAGGCGCAGGGCGCCGAACCGGCGCTTGCCCAGAGCCAGGACCTCGTGGTTCCCCAGCAACGCGTGGACGGCGCCGCCGTCGTCGGCCGCCTGATGCTGGAGACGGCGCACCAGGTGCACCACGCCGGAGCCGTCCGGCCCGCGGTCCATGAAGTCGCCGAGGAGCCAGAGGGTGCGCTGCCCGCCGCACCAGCCGCCCATGCGGTCCAGGAGACCCTGTCGCCGCAGGGCGTTGGACAGCGGCTCCAGCGCGCCGTGGACATCACCGATGACGACGTCGGGCCCCTGCCCGCCGTCGTCGAAGGTGAGTCCCGGCCTGGTCATTCGGTCTCCGGCTCCGCCACCGTGCCGCGGGCCTTCGCGATGGCCTTCATGCCGTGATACATCACGAGGGCCGCCGCGGACCCGAGCGCGATGCCCGTGAAGCTGAGTTCCCCGAGGTTCCACGTGTAGTCCGCGATGCCCACGATCAGTGCGACCGCGGCCGTGCTCAGGTTGATCGGGTTGGAGAAGTTGACCTTGTTCTGCACCCAGATCTTCACGCCCAGGATGCCGATCATGCCGTACAGCATGGTGGCCGCGCCGCCCAGCACACCGGCCGGGACGGTCGCGATCAGGGCGCCGAACTTGGGGGAGAAGCTGAGGACGATCGCGAAGACGCCGGCCACCCAGTACGCGGCCGTGGAGTACACCTTGGTGGCGGCCATGACGCCGATGTTCTCCGCGTAGGTGGTGGTGCCGGAGCCGCCGCCCGCGCCGGCCAGGATGGTCGCGGCGCCGTCGGCCATGAGGGCGCGCCCGGCGTAGGCGTCGAGGTTCTCGCCGGTCATGGTGGCCACGCTCTTCACGTGTCCGACGTTCTCGGCCACGAGCACCAGGACCACGGGCACGAACAGCCCGATGACGCCGACATTGAAGCTCGGCGCCTGGAAGTGCGGCAGCCCGATCCAGGCGGCGGAGTCCATCTGGCTGTAATCCACCTCGCCGCGCCACATGGCCACCAGGTAGCCGAGGACCACGCCGATCAGGATGTTCAGGCGGCCCAGGATGCCCTTGAAGAGCACGCCCACCAGGACGATGGCGAGCAGCGTGACCAGGGCCGTGATGGGCGCCTTGACGAAGTTCGCCTTGGCCGCGGGGGCGAGGTTCAGGCCGATGAGGGCCACGATCGCGCCGGTGACCATCGGCGGCATGAGCCGGTTGATCCACTCGGAGCCGAACGCCTGGACCACGAGGCCCACCAGGAACAGCGCCGCGCCGGCCATGATGACGCCGCCGAGAGCCCCGGCCACGCCGTACTGGTGCTGCGAGGCCATGATGGGGGCGATGAACGCGAAGCTCGATCCCAGGTAGCTGGGCACCCGGCCCCGCGTGACCACGAGGAACAGCAGGGTTCCGATGCCCGAGAAGAACAGGGTGGTGGCCGGCGGCATGCCCGTCAGGATGGGCACGAGGAACGTGGAGCCGAACATGGCCACCACGTGCTGGGTGCCGATGCCGATGGTGCGGGGCCAGCTGAGCCGTTCGTTGGGGGAGACCACTTCGCCGGGCCGGACGGTCTTGCCGTCGCCGTGGAGGGTCCAGGAGGTTCCGAGCAGGCTCACGCGAGGCCTTTCCAGAGGTGTGGGGGTGTATCCAGAGCAACTTTACTGGGTGGACGGGTGGAGCGAGCAGGCAGATATGTGTCCCATCTCACACTCCGTTGGGGAAGAACGGCCGAATGCTTGAAGTTGAAACCATTCGGAACCCCCACGGAACTCCCCGAAGGAACATGACATGAGCATCGCCCACGAAGAAGCCGTCCTCGACGCGGCCTCCGTCAACGCCCTCTTCCACGAAGCCCGCACGGCCAACGCCTTCCAGGGCGAGGTCACCGAGCAACAGCTTCAGGCGATCTGGGAGCTGACGAAGTTCGGCCCCTCCGCCTTCAACGCCCAGCCGCTGCGCGTGACCTTCGTGCAGTCGCCGGAGAAGCGCGCCGAGCTCGTCGACGCCATGATGGCCGGCAACCAGCCGAAGACCGCCGCCGCCCCCGCCGTCGCCGTCCTGTCCTACGACACCGAGTGGCACGCCAAGTGGGACGAGTTCTCCCCGGGCTGGGACGCCCCCAAGGCCATGTTCTCGGACAACGCTGAGCTGAGCGG
Above is a window of Arthrobacter sp. Y-9 DNA encoding:
- a CDS encoding metallophosphoesterase, giving the protein MTRPGLTFDDGGQGPDVVIGDVHGALEPLSNALRRQGLLDRMGGWCGGQRTLWLLGDFMDRGPDGSGVVHLVRRLQHQAADDGGAVHALLGNHEVLALGKRRFGALRLDTPAGPRSFHDSWQRNGGREQDQRELSDEDFAWLASLPGMALTGSHLLVHADTTEYLHWGTDITGVNDTLRSRLESDDPLDVWEVWARLTTRHAFRDRPSVARDFLREFGGSRLVHGHSIIADFHGHPAPLTQGPDVYADGLVVDIDGGLYDGGPCIVLHLP
- a CDS encoding malonic semialdehyde reductase, yielding MSIAHEEAVLDAASVNALFHEARTANAFQGEVTEQQLQAIWELTKFGPSAFNAQPLRVTFVQSPEKRAELVDAMMAGNQPKTAAAPAVAVLSYDTEWHAKWDEFSPGWDAPKAMFSDNAELSGTFANNNAHLQAGYFILAVRALGLSAGPMTGADFSAIDAAFFPEGDQKSFLVVNIGQAGEGAWGAPKPKFGFDEAVTVL